In Phyllopteryx taeniolatus isolate TA_2022b chromosome 6, UOR_Ptae_1.2, whole genome shotgun sequence, one genomic interval encodes:
- the eva1ba gene encoding eva-1 homolog Ba encodes MDVKKKEMDLLSNSIAAYAHIKANPESFGLYFVLGVCFGLVLTLCLLVIRISCKPRTRTTTTGAASSTPEKKTPRDDEDAESDDEEEDDERDDVEAPALLLATTVTTEIPVGNESNHSDGTLNVFTSAEELERAQRMEERERIIREIWRNGQPDILGSGTGTIGRVHYY; translated from the exons ATGGACGTCAAAAAGAAGGAAATGGATCTCCTGAGCAACAGCATAGCTGCTTACGCGCACATCAAAG CTAACCCGGAGAGCTTCGGCCTGTACTTTGTGCTGGGTGTGTGTTTCGGCCTTGTTCTGACACTTTGTTTGCTGGTTATCCGCATCTCCTGCAAGCCGCGCacccgcaccaccaccaccgggGCCGCCTCATCCACGCCAGAGAAAAAAACACCACGGGACGACGAAGATGCGGAGAGCGATGACGAGGAAGAGGACGATGAAAGGGACGACGTGGAAGCGCCCGCCCTTCTGCTCGCCACCACGGTCACCACAGAGATCCCCGTGGGGAATGAGAGCAACCACTCGGACGGGACCCTGAATGTGTTCACGTCGGCTGAGGAGCTGGAGAGGGCGCAGCGGATGGAGGAGCGGGAACGTATCATACGGGAGATCTGGAGGAACGGACAGCCGGACATCCTGGGATCAGGAACAGGGACCATCGGAAGAGTGCATTACTACTAA